GATTTTTCACAACAAGAGACACCTCGCTGTTTCTGTAATGTAGTTCCGCATGATTTGCAATGCTCCAACAGTGTACCAAGTTGTAATTCTTATTTCTAAACATGTCCAAACTCCTGGACCAATGGTAACTGTTAATGGGTGTTATTTTCCACTTAAAGATAAAGTAAAGCTTAAAACTGTTTTCTGATCACTGATGGATACAAACATCTACCAATAAATGCATTCTAATCTTGCATATTCTAGTGCCTTCTTCACGATCTTTTGAAAATAGTGCATGGCTCTGTCAATAATACAAGTCAAACAGATAGGATATCGGACAAGAAATCCATTAGAGATGGAAGAAATTTTGCATTTCATTAGACTTGACATAGCATCCTAAGTCGCACTTTACAACTCAGAAACTCATGCATGAGAAGTGAATCAAATATGTCCTGGAAACAGTATGAAACATCAAGGAAGGGCAACCGAGGAGTCGAGGACAATTGTAAAAATGAGTAGCTACTGTACATACTCCTTCCTGTCCACAAATACAAGTCATTTTAGCCATGGGTAAGCAAAAGCCTAAAATGACCGTCATGCTCTTCTCTTAGTAGCCTCTAACTATGCTCTCAATTACTGAATTCACTCTCCAAGGCTGGAACAGAGAGTCATTTATTTGTAAGAGTACTGGCGGAGTGGCCATGGGGTGTGATAGGAAGAATGGAGAGAAAGCACCTAGACAATGTAAAATGGGCTGCATTCGCGGAACAAAAAAGATGGCTAAAATGACCTATAGttctggacggagggagtacatacatATGGTCCAGCGTGATTAAATGCTTACATCCCATGCAAAATTTACAACATTTACCTGCAATGCTCTCCCACCATCAAGACATCCAACTGGAAGCATATTGAAGGCAGTAGTTGTTAAACCGCACCTGCAGAATTTGCAGGAACAGTAAGACAAACAGTGCTTCTTTGGTTACAAGAGGTCAAGCAATTAGTGAACGATACTTCACCAGCCGGCGATCACAAGAGGGTGGATAGAGACCGTAGCAGCATGCATAGCACTGTAAATGAATTTAAGTTCATTAGAAACATAGTGCCCCTACCCAAACTACAAAATGCATAGAGTTGAGCAGTTGATAAAGTATATTAACTTCTAAACATATATCACAGATGAATAGACGATGGGTGAGACTAGAATCTTCAACAGAAGGACCAACAGGACTTGTAAGTTTGTAACAGTTATAAATGCTGAACTATCCACACCAATAATGTCCATTAAATATCCCATCACATGTAATGATTCATCAAACTATAGTTTGGGAGTTCCGAAAACCACTGATATTCACCAAATATGTATTGGTTGGGAGTTCAGAAAAACATAGCTTTTCATCCTAAACCTAAAAGTAAGAGTTTCAGCTAATCCAGTACACTTCTCAAAGACTGAAACTAGTTATGAGCGAGAATTAGGAAAGTAGCACAAACTTTCTGTGTGTTCTGAAATGGTGTCTAAAGTCTGTATTAACACGATCGTTGAAGGAAAAGTGCAGATATCACGTATGGAAGTAAGATAGATCACAACTTAAAGATTACTACTAAGTattaaatactactccctccgttcctaaatacttgtcgtggttttagtgcaaatttgcactaaaatcacgacaagtatttaggaacagagtaGTAGTTAAAATAGCAAATGTAAATGTCCAAAGTGTCACGTGTCAGTCACCTGTAGCCAAGTGTTGCTCTACTAACAAGTCCAAGCAACAATGAACCCTGAAATATATTGCTGGGTACTTGAACCAAATCACTTGCCCCAGCAGGGTTTAAGGAGAGCCACAGGCCTACGGAGAACATTGAAAAAGAAAGTGCAGCTCCAGCCAGAGGACCAGCCGTTGATATGTCAAACATTGCCTTCCGATTTGGCAGGATGGATTTGAACTACAGGAGTGAATGATGAAATAAGATAACTTCCAGGTAGTGGTTGAAAAGAAATATGCACCATTGTATTAGGATTTTGTGGTTTACTGCACAAAACTAGAAATGTCAAACGAAACCCAACTGATAAGGCTACAAAAAGAAAGTTGCTTCCGTAGAATTTAGACTCTGGAGCAATACTAGAAGTAGGTGAAAAAAACACTATCATCACTCAAGCATCTTCCAATGAATTTAATATTGTTCAGCACCATAGACACCGGGAGAGGGAGAGTGatattaaaaaaactaaagagGAGGCTACAATTCCAGTACTATCATATTTACAGGAGGTAAATCAGTTAATACAGATAAATATGTTATCCAACTGTTCATCATCATGGCATGCTTGTGTATTAATTATCAGTTATATATAATAAGGTAACTGAGCAACACATCCCAGTATGATTTAATCTATAGGTATTACAGTACTTTTATTAAATATATACTAACCTGAGTAATTGAACCAAAAGTTCCAAGAGTGAAGTTCGGAATGAAGAAAGGAATGCTCAATTTCACCTTCTTTGGATATGCTGCCAAAAAGTGTCCAACTTCCTGCATACAGTATGCAACATGGTAGGTCAGGTTAAAACAATCACAAACGAAAGGAATTCATGAAATGGCAACTCAAACAGCTAAATAAATCACCACGTAATAAAAGGATCCACTGATACTGTTGGCTGCTACAGTTGATGTCAATGTTCAATTGCTCAGATCAATAGATAGAGGATACAGCAGCTATTCATATCTTACTCAGATCAATAGATAGAGTACTCAACAATGACTTCTGGAATTAGTTGAATAATAACTCTAACCAAGGAAATTCTACAAGATATCTGCACTTAGCCCCCAGTGTCACTTTATATGACAAAAGAACTGTGAGGACAATTTAATTATGGGAGTGTTTCGTAACCAATTGGAGCACAGCAGGAGAAGTTAACAATGGCAATATCCATTGTGTTTCTTGAAGACTTGTAATTGTGTAAAAGGTGTACTTTTCACTATAAGAGTTAGAAGACCAGAAGAAAAGACACGCTCAACAGATTTATGATGTAACTTACATGAAATAGTTGGATAGCCAATACGCCATAAGCCACTGGCAAAGCAGATTCCACGAATGGAAGTAAAAGTTGCATGTCAGGCGGGGGTCCGGTAGCATTTGGATCCGTGAAATATGAAACAATTTCTGGTGGAAGACTGCTAATCTGCACAGAACTTAATTTATTACTCCACTAGCCTAGGATAGAAAGGGATTAAGGTCTCATAGCATATAACAAGTGAAGAAAATATACCTTTGATGCAATCCCTAATTCAATACAGGAGAACACAGAGAGAAGGAAAAGTAACAGGGAAATAACGTATTGCCACAGGGTAGTAGGTCCAGGCTCCGAAACTTCTCTTCTAAGCAAACCAAAACTAACACGTGGTCCCCCACGTGGGTCGCCCTCTTCTGAATTGGGCTCCTCCACCATGAAAAGATTGTATTTGTCACCCGTAAGTTCACGTAGCTGCCGTTGAAGTTTTCCAAAGATTTCCTCTCTATCCCCTCGAAGATTTCCAACAAAAAGCACTCCTTCCCCAAGATCGCCAAAAGGTTCTTCTCTTGTCAACCAGAATGTTGTGTAGCCAAAGAACTTTTCCTTAATAGCCTTGACATCTGCTGGATCAACCTTTTCTGGGCCTAAGAGTTCCAATAGCTTAACTGTATCGATACTATCCACACTGAAGCTCAAAAGCGTAGGCTCGCTTGATACACCAGGAGTCTGAGCAAAGGGAGATGTAAGAAAtatttttgagaaaagaaTCAGCCATGTTCGTAATATTAAAACAGATATGCTTTACAGTTTTCATCTAACAAACCCACATCGGCACCAAAGAATCCAATGGAAATGGACTTTTATTAGGTATATTAGCACTAGGCTTTGACAACGAGAACATGCACAACGTGGTAACCTCCCCCTCATTTCTGGTAGCTGAATGTCTTGTCTGCCATATCAACATTAGATAATTTCTCTGCTAAAGAATATATGGGCATCTCCACAGTCTCCAACATGTAACTTTGaccgggttttttttttatgaatacGATAGCTAAAGTACAGAACTATTCTGTTATGATAAGTCTAATGGTAGCATTTATGTATaccctcgcaaaaaaaagcatTTATGTATAATCAAactaaataatactccctccgtcccatattaagtgactcaaatttgtctaaaaatggatgtatctatatgctaaaatacgtctagatacatggaATACTtcagcacttaatatgggacggagggagtagtactttaTATGATCATGGTAAAAACATATAGAAGCTTGACTATGCCAAATGCTTGCGAAAACGTCACAACATCATACGTAACTGGATGACTGGATGGGACAGGTTACTTCACTAATAGCCATATTAACACTACATTGTAATTGCAAGGATCGATTCAGGAAGTCAATTCCCTTTAAATCAGTAGTGAGCATATGCCAAATTGTCCTTAATGTGCCTCCGAACCTCCTCGTTCTGCCTCTCAATCCAGCAGAATAGGCTAGAAAGTAGAAACTACTCCTAAATCAGCAAGCCGTCCAGTACAACTACGTTCAACAATACGAAACACAAAATTTCATGCACAATGCACGCCACTTACGGCTACTCCCTACAAAACCGAAGGCACGACTACATCTCTAGTCTGTTACTCCCGTACACCATGCAAATGGCCAATGGCTTAGTTTCTCGTACTAACGAATGAATAAGCAATCCGCCGTGGCCGTACACCTTACCACTgaagacgatgatgatgaggaagagaAACTACCCGACCGGCTCCGTTCCGAGCCCAGCTCCTCCGCAGTCCCCACCTTCgcttccaccgccgcctcATCCTCGCTCCgcttctcctcgtcctctcccccgctgccaccgccgccctcgTCGATGGAGAAGCGCCGCATCCGTTCGCACCGCCTCAGGGGCCTCCAGTCCAAGTAGGCGCCTCTCGGGCATCCCCACCGCGAGCAGCATGCTGAGGCCGCGGAGGCCCTGGGCCTGGGGAAGCGGATGCGGGGGGAAGTGAGGTGAACGAGGGGCGAGCTCgcgagcgccgcggcggcggccgccatggcgcgGCGCGCAGTGCAGAGCGCCCGAGCTTGGCGGTTACGGTCGTCGGAGGCGGGAGCGAGGAGAATGAGATGGGGCCGTGGGAAGGAGGATAGGGTGCGGAGCAcgggaggagagaggagaggagtcGGATTTGGTTTTGGACGTGGCAGAGCTGCGACGCTTTCCTGGACCGGACAGTCCAGTCCACTGCGAAAATATCCGGTAAAAATCTTCGGGTTTTAGGCTCGGATCCGATCGGAGCGGAGGACGGCCTGGCCCGGCACTGAACTGTGTCGAGCCCAGCTGGGTTCGCGAATGGTATGGGCCCACTTTAAGTAAATTAAAAGTCTGGCTATAttccaaattcaaaaaaaaaggtctgGCTATTCCTGTGGTTAGACACTGCGCACGGTCCCCGTTTTCAAAATTTCTCTTTGGACTGGGTTCGCGAACGGTGGCTTCTTTCGaatattttttgtgttttggtGCCCTTGTTGGCAAAAGATGCACAGTAACTTTTGATGATCAATAAAGCTTGAATTGatctctaattttttttcctctttcgACTTGATATTATCCTAGTTATGCCACTAGTTCCGGTCATGTCACTCTCCTCCCTCTATCAGTTACTTAGGGTTTGGGTCATGCAGTCTTTCTAGCTATATTGGCGacgtcctcctcttcctcctccaccgtctAGCACTTCCGCTTCGCTTGCTGCCATAGCGATGaaagcttcttttttttttttgccatcgTGAATCCAACAACACCAAATCCACCGTAAGAGGTGGTGCTCAGGTATGGCGTCCGCGGTGCCTGCACTAGTCATCCACTTTATCCTCCCCTCAAACGTTTTTCTTAGAAATTTGGAGTCCATTTCTTCTATGTGCATcattttctttggtttctttggttctttgttttgtttttattgTTCTTGTGCTTGCAAGATGGATTTTTTTGACGAATAACATAATACAACCTGCAAACACTCATGAACATGCACGTACGTCGTCTCTATGAGCCTTGCGAGCATCTCCAACACTTACAAACACACGTATACTCAACTCTtttgaatgcatgcatgcatatcttACCCTTACGAGCATCTCTGAGACACTGTGCCAACAAATCTTAAGGTTGATAAAGTCATTATAGGCATACATCTCACTATTGGTTGATACGTCAACTACACACCCCCGGTTTAATCCTAAAATAAATCCGAATAAATACAaaccaattttgtttttgtgagcTGAACCCAACCACGCCAGATAGCTCAGTCGGGCTCGTAAGATAAATTAACAAGTGGATGAAAGGTATTGATCATGTCTTTTCACGAGAAAGCTGTCAGGTCAGGAACCAGTTCCAGCACTTCCCTGCACGGCCAGGATCGATCAAGAATGGAAAAGGACGGTCGACGATCGCAGACGATGAGTAGTCCTCAGGTCAgacccgccgccgctttctCCGGCCCCACCAGCCCACCTTTCGCACTGCCTATGCGAGCAATGGACCACCTCGCGGAATCTAGGCCAGCGCCCGGCCCACCGCCAAAGTGACCGACAGATGGCTCGCCCTAATCCACTTGGGCCACTGGCATCAGCCTGTCTCGCGTACGATAGGCAGGGCGGCTCGCACCCTGACGCTGGTGCGCGTCATTCTCCACCGCGGCGTCACACTGGCAGGTGGGCCCCGCATGTCGGTCCCCATCTCGTCAGGCGAGCGAGCCGGGCGTGGGGACTACGCGAGCAGCTCATTGGGGGAAGGGCCGTCTCGTCACGCAGCTGGCGCCCGCGGCGAGTGTTTATACCCTTCCCCTTTCGCACCAGCCTCCTCCTACTCCCACCCGCCCCCcgcctctctctttctccatcGCTTCCGAAGCTTCTCTCCTCCGGTACCGGAAGTCTCAGAGAACGTCCCCCagcgaggggaggggaggagaggagaggggacgCGCGCaggcgagcgagcgagccagccagccagcgcGCTTGCCGGGACTGGGAGCCGGAGATCAGGCCCAGGGAGGGCTAGGGTTTGGCGGCCGCGGGTGTCGAGAGAGATGTcgacgccggcgaggaagcGGCTGATGCGGGACTTCAAGCGGCTGCAGCACGACCCGCCCGCCGGCATCAGCGGCGCGCCGCAGGACAACAACATAACGCTCTGGAACGCCGTCATATTCGGGTAAATtaaccgcgccgccgcttcttcctccctctctaGGTTTTGGAGCCTGGGGATCTCGTAGAGTCCCGAGTTTTCCATTTCTATTTACCGGATTTTCCTGTGGCGGGTTGATATGGTACTGACGTCGTTCGCTCTGTGTCGTTTGGTGCGATTCTGCAGGCCGGATGACACGCCGTGGGATGGAGGTGAGCCGGCTCGATTTTGGTTTCGGTTTGTTTCATTTTATCTTGTAATTTATCGATTACTATTGTTTGCCTGTTCCTTCTATCCATTCACTGGTCATCGGAACATGCATGTCCTACTTGAATCAATTCTACCACATGTTTACGGAGGCTTCCCCAAGTGCACCATAAATTGGTTATGCAAAAGACATTAAGTTCAATACTTGTATGCGGGCACTCAGGAGGGTTTCGTTTTCCTGGGTCGATGTCAACGTCATGCGATCGCTACTAAAGATAGAGTTTCCTTGGAAAAACCAAGGACAACCCCTATCTCAGTCTCCTTTCTTTTAAAAGTTCGGGAGCGGAGCTTAAAAAGATGGACAGTAACGATCGCGTAATATCAATTTATTGGCCTCGTCATTGAAAGCGGCTTCCAATTGCTCGGAAATTCTCAGCTATATGGGGGACTTTGATGGTGAGCAAAAAGAATTGATCAATAAATTGGTAAACTTTCGCATGATCGATGGTAAAAGAACGAGAGTTCGTGCTATTGTTTATAAAACTTTTCACCGCCTAGCTCGAACTGAACGCGATGTAATCAAACTTATGGTTGACGCCGTAGATAATATAAAGCCAATATGCGAAGTGGTCAAAGTAGGAGTCGCAGGTACTATTTATGATGTTCCTGGGATTGTAGCCAGGGATCGTCAACAAACCTTAGCTATTCGTTGGATCCTTGCCTgttgctactttttttttgccatttaGTGATTGGTTAATCTGTACTGTACTGTACTTGTGCCTATTTTTATCTGTAATTGTGCGAGAATGTGCTATCTTTGCCTTTTGATTTCTCAAGGTGTAGATGTAAAGTAATGGCTCTACTAGAACCTTTTTCCCCAAAAGAGCAACCTCCCTAACCACGCCTTGTGTTTCATTATTTTCCATCTGTTGTTTGTGAAAAATGCAAACACCTTGACTTGTCTCTTGTCTGATTGATGCTTTAATGCTAAGGGCTGTCGTCATGTCACAAGTTAGCCAAAAAACGCGCATGATTGACATGATTCGAATTCTGTACGCAATTATGATTTATGAACGTTACAATTTTAGCCTAACTCATGTGGTCTAGCAAGTAAATGCATACTTCATAGTCTAATGTAGGGGCCCTCCTTCTCTCCTTGGGTTGTAGGCCTGTATTGAAAAACGCGGTTATCAACAGCCTTCCCACTTTCTTCATGTGTTCCTTCCCCCTTCGCCATGGAGTGATTGAAGCTTTGGACAAGCGTAGGCATCCCTTCTTTTGGACTGGCAAGGATTCTTGCTCGGCTGCCATTGTCTAATGGCTTAGGATAAAATATGTGTTTCAAAACAGCAGGGTGCCGTGGTCTTTGGCGAAAAAACACTTGTCTTCTGATGTCCTCGTCTTCAACAATTCCTCCTGCTTTCCTAGTAACATCATCCTCAGAGGTGCCTCTGGCATGGCGATCTGCTGTAGACACTATCAGTCCGACTCTATTTTCTTTCCTGTATCCGTTAATGTTCACCCATTGGCTAACTGCTGGAGTCCCAAATTCGTTTGAGTAATATATCACAACTGGAAGGGAGTTTCAGTTTGGCATACTACCTGACACACCCTATATTATCAGCAATAACAATAAAGATGATGAAAGACCATGCTCCATACCTGTTGGAATAATACAGTAAGGAGAGGGGCGGGCCATTTATATAATGGGTGCCACTTTAGCTACATTAATGGGAGTTTGTTTACCAGCTTGACATCGCTTAGTCTTCTATTTTTACGAGAAGACATTGCTTAGTCATAGCCTTAAGTCATGGGATATTCCATGCAGATAAGTCCTCTCTACCGGTGGCTGTGGATGTTGGAGTAGGATTTATTGGAAGTTACTTAGGGTCACACAATTCTCCATCACTCATTGGTGCACAATGTCTTTTATGTTGGATGATGTCAATTCATCTTTGGTATTCTGCAAGACACTGAGACGGGGCTGCAGTAGTTAAATGTCACTTCCATTTTGGGGGTTATTGTTTGTTTCTAACAAAAATATGTGCTTGAAAGCCTAGAAAACATGATTATGTGATACAGGAAAGTCTACTTTTTACCTATTCTGTTGCCCCTGCAACACTTCATACTATTTTGGTTATGATAATTGATTAGAGATACTTTGAACCCAGTACGATGTTTATTGGATCACATCCCTTTGTTTTGGTTTGTTAATATTACAGCTCACTATCTTAGTACATTCTCGGAGTCACAATTATGGTATCTGGTACCAATAAATATATGGTTCACCCTGTCTTTTCATTGTTACAGTCTGCAGAACAACTAGTGGtgttaactttttttttagggaaactaGTGGTGTTAACTAATTAATCATTATGTTTGCTAAAATTTGGTTTTGTTGTTTAATAGGTACGTTCAAGCTGACCATGCAATTTACAGAAGATTATCCCAACAAGCCACCAACTGTTCGATTTGTCTCAAGGATGTTTCACCCAAATAGTATGTTCTCTTTATGACCTTTTGTCATCCACTTGATTTCTGTTTGAAATGACTAAACTATTCCCAGAGAATGAAGCCTTGAAGTTCTGCACGAAATTGGTGTAATGTTTGGTATTATCTATTCAGTTTATGCAGATGGAAGCATCTGCTTGGA
This is a stretch of genomic DNA from Brachypodium distachyon strain Bd21 chromosome 1, Brachypodium_distachyon_v3.0, whole genome shotgun sequence. It encodes these proteins:
- the LOC100841157 gene encoding probable zinc metalloprotease EGY1, chloroplastic produces the protein MAAAAAALASSPLVHLTSPRIRFPRPRASAASACCSRWGCPRGAYLDWRPLRRCERMRRFSIDEGGGGSGGEDEEKRSEDEAAVEAKVGTAEELGSERSRSGSFSSSSSSSSVTPGVSSEPTLLSFSVDSIDTVKLLELLGPEKVDPADVKAIKEKFFGYTTFWLTREEPFGDLGEGVLFVGNLRGDREEIFGKLQRQLRELTGDKYNLFMVEEPNSEEGDPRGGPRVSFGLLRREVSEPGPTTLWQYVISLLLFLLSVFSCIELGIASKISSLPPEIVSYFTDPNATGPPPDMQLLLPFVESALPVAYGVLAIQLFHEVGHFLAAYPKKVKLSIPFFIPNFTLGTFGSITQFKSILPNRKAMFDISTAGPLAGAALSFSMFSVGLWLSLNPAGASDLVQVPSNIFQGSLLLGLVSRATLGYSAMHAATVSIHPLVIAGWCGLTTTAFNMLPVGCLDGGRALQGAFGKDALFGFGLTTYSLLGLGVLGGPLSLPWGLYVLLCQRTPEKPCLDDVSDVGTWRRAALIASVFLVVSILIPLWDELAEDLGVGLVTSF
- the LOC100845428 gene encoding ubiquitin-conjugating enzyme E2 2 — protein: MSTPARKRLMRDFKRLQHDPPAGISGAPQDNNITLWNAVIFGPDDTPWDGGTFKLTMQFTEDYPNKPPTVRFVSRMFHPNIYADGSICLDILQNQWSPIYDVAAILTSIQSLLCDPNPNSPANSEAARMYSENKREYNRKVREIVEQSWTAD
- the LOC104581786 gene encoding uncharacterized protein LOC104581786 → MGDFDGEQKELINKLVNFRMIDGKRTRVRAIVYKTFHRLARTERDVIKLMVDAVDNIKPICEVVKVGVAGTIYDVPGIVARDRQQTLAIRWILACCYFFFAI